The following coding sequences are from one Rhineura floridana isolate rRhiFlo1 chromosome 2, rRhiFlo1.hap2, whole genome shotgun sequence window:
- the LOC133376790 gene encoding olfactory receptor 5AR1-like isoform X2: MSHLIKNHTSVTEFIFVGFMDHPELQIPLFVLFLGIYIVTLVGNLGVIILIQIDARLQTPMYFFLSNLSLVDAGYSSVIAPRMLMTFVSDNRAIPFIDCAVQFYFFCIFVTNECCLLGVMAYDRFVAICNPLLYHTAMSKKLCVLLVIVSYITGFVNSTTQTIFIFSLSFCGSNVINHFFCDISPILKLSCSDIHNTDIVHFTLSSIVVMSTILIVLVSYVYIITTILKIRSAEGRRKAFSTCASHLTAVTMFYGTLIFMYLRPTSGYTMDQDKTISVFYTLVIPMLNPLIYSLRNKEVKEAVKRAIGRKFFAH, from the exons ATGTCTCATCTTAT aaaaaatCATACCAGTGTGACAGAATTCATTTTTGTGGGATTCATGGATCACCCTGAGCTACAGATCCCCCTCTTTGTCTTGTTCCTTGGTATTTACATTGTCACCCTGGTGGGGAATCTTGGGGtgattattttaatccagattgaTGCCCGACTTCAGACTCCCATGTATTTCTTTCTCTCTAACCTGTCTCTTGTAGATGCTGGTTATTCATCAGTCATTGCTCCTAGGATGCTCATGACATTTGTATCTGACAACAGAGCCATTCCCTTCATTGACTGTGctgtgcaattttattttttctgtatcTTTGTGACAAATGAATGTTGCCTTTTGGGTGTGATGGCTTATGACCGCTTTGTAGCTATTTGTAATCCATTGCTTTATCACACTGCAATGTCCAAGAAGCTTTGTGTCTTGCTTGTCATTGTATCCTATATAACTGGTTTTGTGAATTCCACTACACAGACCATTTTCATATTTAGTTTGTCTTTCTGTGGCTCCAATGTAATTAACCATTTCTTCTGTGATATCTCTCCAATTCTGAAACTGTCCTGTTCTGACATCCACAACACAGACATTGTTCACTTTACTTTGTCCTCAATAGTTGTCATGAGTACTATCTTGATTGTCCTGGTGTCCTATGTTTACATCATCACCACTATCTTAAAGATCCGATCTGCTGAGGGGAGGCGCAAAGCCTTCTCTACCTGTGCTTCCCATCTGACAGCTGTCACCATGTTCTATGGGACTCTGATCTTTATGTATTTGCGGCCTACCTCAGGTTACACAATGGACCAAGACAAAACCATCTCAGTGTTCTACACACTTGTGATCCCTATGCTGAACCCCTTGATTTATAGTTTAAGGAACAAGGAAGTGAAGGAAGCTGTTAAAAGGGCTATTGGCAGAAAGTTCTTTGCTCACTGA
- the LOC133376790 gene encoding olfactory receptor 5AR1-like isoform X1 codes for MERKNHTSVTEFIFVGFMDHPELQIPLFVLFLGIYIVTLVGNLGVIILIQIDARLQTPMYFFLSNLSLVDAGYSSVIAPRMLMTFVSDNRAIPFIDCAVQFYFFCIFVTNECCLLGVMAYDRFVAICNPLLYHTAMSKKLCVLLVIVSYITGFVNSTTQTIFIFSLSFCGSNVINHFFCDISPILKLSCSDIHNTDIVHFTLSSIVVMSTILIVLVSYVYIITTILKIRSAEGRRKAFSTCASHLTAVTMFYGTLIFMYLRPTSGYTMDQDKTISVFYTLVIPMLNPLIYSLRNKEVKEAVKRAIGRKFFAH; via the coding sequence atggaaagaaaaaatCATACCAGTGTGACAGAATTCATTTTTGTGGGATTCATGGATCACCCTGAGCTACAGATCCCCCTCTTTGTCTTGTTCCTTGGTATTTACATTGTCACCCTGGTGGGGAATCTTGGGGtgattattttaatccagattgaTGCCCGACTTCAGACTCCCATGTATTTCTTTCTCTCTAACCTGTCTCTTGTAGATGCTGGTTATTCATCAGTCATTGCTCCTAGGATGCTCATGACATTTGTATCTGACAACAGAGCCATTCCCTTCATTGACTGTGctgtgcaattttattttttctgtatcTTTGTGACAAATGAATGTTGCCTTTTGGGTGTGATGGCTTATGACCGCTTTGTAGCTATTTGTAATCCATTGCTTTATCACACTGCAATGTCCAAGAAGCTTTGTGTCTTGCTTGTCATTGTATCCTATATAACTGGTTTTGTGAATTCCACTACACAGACCATTTTCATATTTAGTTTGTCTTTCTGTGGCTCCAATGTAATTAACCATTTCTTCTGTGATATCTCTCCAATTCTGAAACTGTCCTGTTCTGACATCCACAACACAGACATTGTTCACTTTACTTTGTCCTCAATAGTTGTCATGAGTACTATCTTGATTGTCCTGGTGTCCTATGTTTACATCATCACCACTATCTTAAAGATCCGATCTGCTGAGGGGAGGCGCAAAGCCTTCTCTACCTGTGCTTCCCATCTGACAGCTGTCACCATGTTCTATGGGACTCTGATCTTTATGTATTTGCGGCCTACCTCAGGTTACACAATGGACCAAGACAAAACCATCTCAGTGTTCTACACACTTGTGATCCCTATGCTGAACCCCTTGATTTATAGTTTAAGGAACAAGGAAGTGAAGGAAGCTGTTAAAAGGGCTATTGGCAGAAAGTTCTTTGCTCACTGA